In Fusarium oxysporum f. sp. lycopersici 4287 chromosome 6, whole genome shotgun sequence, a single window of DNA contains:
- a CDS encoding hypothetical protein (At least one base has a quality score < 10), with protein sequence MMKVNNVKPRGFKNDQILAPEQRHDLLCGSRKLQRRQRGMPSRRDIVANSRKLTDLEERSIVQYVLDLDSRSFPPRLRDVEDMANKLLADRDASPVGKRWASNFIKRQPELKTRRFRRYDYKRAKCKDPEVIRGWFALVENTITKYGIDATDIYNFDETGFMMGVISTGMVITSAERSSNAKLAQPGNREWVTVIQGVSSEGWCVPPFVIVAGKNHLSTWYQDSPLPQDWVIATTDNGWTTNEIGLEWVKHFDKHSKSRTTGDYRLLILDGYESHYSAGFKTYCK encoded by the coding sequence ATGATGAAAGTCAATAATGTTAAGCCTCGGGGCTTTAAAAACGACCAAATCTTAGCGCCCGAGCAGCGCCATGATCTACTCTGTGGATCCAGGAAACTCCAACGGCGCCAGCGTGGCATGCCATCTAGACGCGATATTGTGGCTAATTCAAGAAAGCTCACGGATCTAGAAGAGAGATCCATTGTGCAATATGTTCTTGACTTGGACTCACGATCATTTCCTCCCCGCCTTCGTGATGTGGAAGATATGGCTAATAAACTGCTCGCTGACCGCGACGCGTCGcctgtcggcaagcgctgggcttcTAACTTTATCaagcgacaaccagagctaaagacGCGTCGTTTTCGCAGATATGACTACAAAAGGGCCAAATGCAAAGATCCAGAGGTTATTCGGGGCTGGTTCGCGCTCGTGGAGAACACAATTACCAAATATGGCATTGACGCGACGGATATCTacaactttgatgagactggctttatgatgggcgttATCTCAACAGGTATGGTTATTACAAGTGCAGAAAGAAGTTCCAACGCAAAATTGGcccagcctggaaaccgggaatggGTTACGGTGATCCAAGGCGTCAGTTCGGAGGGTTGGTGCGTGCCGCCGTTCGTCATTGTTGCGGGCAAAAATCACCTCTCGACCTGGTATCAAGATAGCCCGCTTCCGCAAGATTGGGTCATCGCCACGACTGATAACGGCTGGACAACAAACGAAATTGGCCTAGAATGGGTAAAGCATTTCGACAAGCACTCCAAGTCGCGAACTACGGGTGATTATCGCCTCCTCATCCTAGATGGTTATGAAAGTCACTACTCAGCAGGTTTCAAGACGTACTGCAAGTAA